In Zingiber officinale cultivar Zhangliang chromosome 6A, Zo_v1.1, whole genome shotgun sequence, a single genomic region encodes these proteins:
- the LOC121995274 gene encoding dirigent protein 2-like: protein MVGFAHNYSVHLHLYFLERVAGSPNATSVVSVNLHPESPAGGFGNIKVIDSILLEEPEPSSPAIGRLQGLVVYSDLTGPNAMTALNLVFNAGDYNGSSLAMFGRYELRRVSDQSIIGGSGQFWLARGYALSQRIASTTTTLIDVLDVYITYP from the coding sequence ATGGTAGGCTTCGCCCATAACTACTCCGTACACTTGCATTTATACTTCCTAGAACGAGTCGCGGGTTCCCCCAACGCGACGTCAGTGGTGTCAGTGAATCTCCACCCGGAATCCCCTGCCGGAGGCTTCGGCAACATCAAAGTGATCGACAGCATTCTCCTCGAGGAGCCCGAGCCTAGCTCGCCGGCCATCGGCCGGCTGCAAGGCCTCGTCGTGTACTCAGACTTGACAGGACCTAACGCGATGACGGCCTTGAACTTGGTGTTCAACGCAGGAGATTACAACGGGAGCTCGTTGGCCATGTTCGGGAGGTACGAGCTGAGAAGAGTGTCGGATCAGAGCATCATAGGCGGAAGCGGACAGTTCTGGCTGGCCAGGGGTTACGCCCTGAGCCAACGGATCGCTAGCACGACCACCACACTGATTGATGTGTTGGATGTTTATATCACATATCCTTGA
- the LOC121995273 gene encoding dirigent protein 2-like, with product MEAVVSFPSFILFLLLSSAMVGFAQNYSVHLHFYFLEREAGSPNATGVVSVNLHPESPAGGFGNIGVIDNILLEEPEPSSLVIGRAQGLTVSSDLTGLSITTALNLVFTAGEYNGSSLAMFGRYEPGRVSDRSIIGGSGQFRLARGYALSQLVNATATTVTAEFDVYITYP from the coding sequence ATGGAAGCCGTTGTCTCGTTTCCCTCTTTcatcctcttccttctcctctcctctgccatgGTGGGCTTCGCCCAGAACTACTCTGTCCACTTGCATTTTTACTTCCTAGAACGAGAAGCGGGTTCCCCCAACGCGACGGGAGTGGTGTCAGTGAACCTCCACCCGGAATCCCCTGCTGGAGGCTTCGGCAACATCGGGGTGATCGACAACATACTCCTCGAAGAGCCCGAGCCTAGCTCGTTGGTCATCGGCCGAGCCCAAGGGCTCACCGTGTCCTCAGATTTGACAGGACTTAGCATAACGACGGCCTTGAACTTGGTGTTCACCGCCGGAGAGTACAACGGGAGCTCGTTGGCCATGTTCGGGAGGTACGAGCCGGGAAGAGTGTCGGATCGGAGCATCATAGGCGGAAGCGGACAGTTCCGGCTGGCTAGGGGCTACGCCCTTAGCCAACTGGTCAATGCCACTGCCACGACAGTCACTGCTGAGTTCGATGTTTATATCACATATCCTTGA